The Gammaproteobacteria bacterium genome includes a window with the following:
- a CDS encoding AIPR family protein, which translates to MTAEIPIEMLHLPQSLRTLFTGMVPEAASGTPDEREKNFQSRALAAYAIHKLGGASIDEAVGSIVDGGGDGGIDAIFHAANTHILWVVQSKFMANGRGEPDLGDVTKFKTGIENLLQGNFGAFRENAAWRELIPQLESVFGDGALQVRAVLVYSGINLVSEDRRRLFEDLKLRFSPDSEYIDTRFCNLTTVHDWITGADQGPGVPEVELTLLKPGWVRSPYETVYGLLPLAELANLYARHGRRLIAANIRAYKGNTAVNEQIANTVREEPDHFFYLNNGLTAYCERLEVSNLDRANAEQKRIKGYGLSIVNGAQTLGSVAQVITTEPARAPEGFVFLKIVSLERCADDREFADRITRSTNFQNQIGLRDFVALDNQQETIANQLTLSGISYHYKSDVEAPSPDEANFSLEEATSACACLAQLADCEFCVRVLSNRQSLWSMEEIYPPEELLRSRYSRVFRPDRSARTIWRAVQTQRLVVKTMQDNGRASTGIRKAFFENARWLVLNVIFLKLHPEQGEALRLTEAEAASVTQATVEYAEALLETCEATGFVTRRVNTASGMEPYEQARHFRSIFSAAGDCQVLRNALLTRLAQAEAGTGALTPVPGTQAT; encoded by the coding sequence ATGACAGCGGAGATCCCCATCGAAATGCTTCATTTACCACAGAGCCTACGGACCCTCTTTACAGGAATGGTTCCGGAAGCCGCTTCCGGGACGCCGGATGAGCGTGAGAAGAATTTCCAATCGCGGGCTTTGGCTGCCTATGCCATTCATAAGCTAGGTGGTGCTTCTATCGATGAGGCCGTCGGCTCGATTGTTGACGGAGGTGGTGATGGTGGTATAGATGCAATCTTTCATGCTGCGAATACTCACATATTATGGGTCGTGCAATCGAAATTCATGGCGAATGGTCGCGGTGAGCCAGATTTGGGAGATGTCACGAAGTTCAAGACAGGTATAGAGAATTTGCTTCAGGGGAATTTTGGCGCTTTTAGAGAAAATGCCGCATGGAGAGAGCTGATTCCTCAACTTGAGTCAGTTTTCGGTGATGGCGCACTTCAAGTGCGCGCAGTTCTTGTTTATTCCGGAATTAACCTTGTCTCCGAAGATCGGCGGAGGCTGTTTGAGGATTTAAAACTGCGTTTCTCACCAGATTCCGAGTACATCGATACTCGTTTTTGTAACCTCACAACAGTGCATGATTGGATAACTGGTGCGGACCAAGGTCCCGGTGTTCCAGAAGTTGAGTTAACACTATTAAAGCCCGGTTGGGTGAGATCTCCGTATGAGACAGTATATGGACTGCTGCCATTAGCGGAGCTCGCGAATCTTTATGCTAGGCATGGTCGCCGTCTTATAGCTGCCAACATCCGCGCCTATAAAGGCAACACTGCGGTCAATGAACAGATTGCCAACACCGTTCGTGAAGAGCCAGACCATTTTTTTTATCTCAACAACGGTCTGACTGCATATTGCGAACGGCTCGAGGTCAGCAACCTTGACCGTGCCAATGCTGAACAGAAGCGCATAAAGGGTTATGGGCTGTCCATTGTAAATGGTGCGCAAACTCTTGGTTCGGTAGCACAAGTAATCACTACGGAACCTGCTCGGGCACCAGAAGGTTTCGTGTTTTTGAAGATTGTCTCTCTGGAACGGTGCGCGGATGACCGGGAGTTTGCGGATAGAATCACGCGAAGCACCAATTTCCAGAACCAGATTGGATTGAGAGATTTCGTGGCGCTGGATAATCAGCAGGAGACCATTGCAAATCAACTCACGCTTTCTGGCATCAGCTATCACTACAAGTCAGATGTCGAAGCACCATCCCCGGATGAGGCCAACTTTAGTCTGGAAGAGGCAACTAGCGCATGTGCATGCCTTGCACAGCTAGCAGATTGTGAATTCTGCGTACGAGTATTATCAAATCGCCAGTCACTTTGGTCAATGGAAGAAATATATCCACCTGAAGAACTGCTTCGGTCACGTTATTCGCGTGTATTCAGGCCTGACCGTTCAGCACGCACCATCTGGCGGGCTGTCCAGACCCAACGGCTGGTAGTCAAGACTATGCAGGATAATGGCCGGGCGAGCACAGGCATTCGCAAGGCGTTCTTTGAAAACGCACGATGGCTGGTGCTCAATGTGATTTTCCTAAAACTTCATCCAGAACAAGGTGAAGCTTTAAGGCTTACCGAAGCAGAAGCAGCGAGCGTGACACAAGCAACAGTAGAGTATGCTGAGGCATTACTTGAAACCTGTGAGGCGACCGGATTTGTCACGCGGCGGGTCAATACGGCCAGTGGGATGGAACCTTATGAGCAGGCACGGCATTTTCGCTCGATCTTTAGCGCGGCAGGTGACTGCCAGGTATTGCGCAATGCATTACTTACACGGCTTGCGCAGGCCGAGGCAGGTACTGGTGCACTGACACCAGTGCCAGGCACCCAGGCAACTTGA
- a CDS encoding AAA family ATPase, translating to MPRIEQLIVENYRGAATRLQLDFDGGKPVALVFGENGTGKTTIVDALDAVGNCSKGSLEDKSSTRARDHLPTIGKKPADILITLISGANTWNATLAGDNLSTNPEPRPKIHVLRRSHLQKLIEAQPAQRYEALRHFIDVGKVERAENALRDAASGAKTEFNAAVKRRFDAETQLQTVWEAEGKPGTNALEWAKTIAEHDTVKLDQEIERLRLVQSTITRAETCLMEWQQARATADQRLAETKEIDEEVAKLPGVDAQQAISLAGVLRQVSQHLQLGTYPDECPVCRQGIPLDELKADIQTRLVDLQQYDQLRSKRDTANRNTQLAKQAIENKQGALLTAARALVDIVQAGDIAIITAAKINQADYVEFAKQDGGDAAITIKQAEQLVGELSGLKQALADSETATSKKSGMINSIRVQFEQVQESTSVSEELAQLQAALQDAYDTARLTRIEFTQKILDDIATECNRLYALIHPNEPIAISRLALDQGKRASLSQAATFEGHDNVPPQAYFSESHLDTLGFCFWLALVKRESPNADVVVVLDDVFTSVDAQHINRISQLITDESKNFAQVIATTHQRLWRDIYRYQHGAGKLTQMIELQRWSLSKGISNYKTRLAVDDLIASIAAAPFDRQVTASRAGILLEAVLDWLALQYRCRVARTHDGSYTLGELLDGTESLFKKLEIHRPDLDTLGQSKNPAQYVASKVDGITGQIRSLNFLRNQVGAHFNTAGAAISDADIQLFADMTVKFAEALSCETCGQIPGKKTAAYFQCSCTAPFEVRMQPIQL from the coding sequence ATGCCCAGGATTGAACAGCTTATTGTCGAAAATTATCGGGGAGCTGCTACTCGGCTTCAATTGGATTTCGATGGGGGTAAGCCGGTTGCTTTGGTATTTGGCGAAAACGGAACAGGGAAGACCACAATTGTCGATGCTCTTGACGCTGTCGGTAACTGCTCGAAAGGGTCTCTTGAAGACAAGAGTTCAACACGAGCACGTGATCACTTGCCAACGATCGGAAAAAAACCGGCTGACATTCTTATTACGCTGATCTCTGGGGCGAACACCTGGAACGCGACACTGGCGGGAGACAACCTTTCTACAAACCCGGAGCCTCGACCGAAAATCCATGTCCTGAGACGCAGCCACCTTCAAAAGCTGATAGAAGCGCAACCCGCCCAACGCTATGAGGCGCTGCGTCACTTTATTGATGTCGGTAAAGTAGAACGTGCCGAGAATGCGCTCCGTGATGCAGCATCAGGGGCTAAGACGGAATTCAATGCGGCTGTAAAAAGACGGTTCGACGCAGAGACGCAACTGCAAACGGTATGGGAAGCGGAAGGGAAACCTGGAACAAATGCGCTTGAATGGGCAAAAACCATTGCAGAGCACGATACCGTAAAGCTTGATCAGGAAATTGAACGATTGCGTTTGGTTCAATCCACCATTACGCGAGCCGAAACTTGTTTGATGGAGTGGCAACAGGCCAGAGCAACAGCTGACCAAAGGTTAGCGGAAACAAAGGAGATCGATGAAGAGGTAGCTAAGTTGCCTGGAGTCGATGCGCAACAGGCAATTAGTCTGGCAGGTGTTTTGAGGCAGGTTAGTCAACACCTCCAGCTTGGGACATACCCGGATGAATGTCCCGTATGTCGGCAGGGAATTCCACTAGATGAACTAAAGGCGGATATCCAAACGCGGCTTGTGGATCTACAACAGTATGATCAGTTGCGATCAAAACGTGATACCGCAAACCGCAATACCCAGCTTGCGAAGCAGGCCATTGAGAACAAACAAGGGGCATTACTCACAGCCGCCCGTGCCTTGGTCGACATCGTTCAGGCGGGCGATATAGCCATCATTACTGCTGCCAAAATCAACCAAGCAGACTATGTAGAATTTGCTAAGCAGGATGGGGGTGATGCGGCGATTACCATTAAACAGGCCGAACAACTGGTTGGCGAGCTCTCGGGCCTTAAGCAAGCACTGGCAGACAGTGAGACGGCAACGTCGAAAAAATCCGGCATGATCAACTCGATTCGCGTCCAGTTCGAGCAGGTGCAAGAAAGTACCTCGGTTTCGGAAGAGTTGGCCCAACTGCAAGCAGCGCTTCAGGATGCTTACGATACGGCACGGCTTACGCGGATCGAATTTACACAAAAGATACTCGATGACATCGCAACCGAGTGCAACCGGCTCTATGCTCTCATTCATCCTAATGAACCGATCGCAATATCCAGGCTTGCGCTCGACCAGGGCAAACGGGCCTCGCTGAGTCAGGCCGCCACATTCGAGGGGCATGACAATGTTCCGCCACAGGCTTATTTTAGCGAATCACATCTGGACACCTTGGGATTCTGCTTTTGGCTGGCATTAGTTAAACGTGAGAGCCCAAATGCAGATGTGGTCGTTGTGCTCGACGACGTCTTTACGTCGGTGGACGCACAGCACATCAACCGGATATCGCAACTCATTACCGATGAAAGCAAGAATTTTGCACAGGTTATCGCGACTACCCATCAGCGGCTATGGCGGGATATTTATCGTTATCAGCATGGTGCCGGCAAGCTGACTCAGATGATTGAGTTGCAGCGCTGGAGCCTCTCTAAAGGTATCTCCAATTACAAGACAAGACTCGCTGTTGATGACCTCATCGCCTCTATTGCAGCAGCACCATTCGATAGACAAGTAACTGCCTCCAGGGCTGGAATACTGCTTGAAGCAGTTCTTGATTGGCTAGCACTACAATACCGTTGCCGTGTTGCCCGTACCCATGATGGCAGTTACACACTGGGCGAATTGCTGGACGGTACCGAAAGTTTGTTTAAGAAACTGGAAATCCACCGCCCTGATCTTGATACTTTAGGGCAATCCAAGAATCCCGCCCAATATGTTGCGAGCAAAGTTGATGGAATAACTGGCCAAATCCGTAGCCTGAACTTTTTACGGAATCAGGTAGGTGCACATTTCAATACGGCTGGTGCTGCGATTTCAGATGCGGACATCCAGCTATTTGCCGACATGACGGTCAAGTTTGCAGAAGCGTTAAGCTGTGAAACATGTGGCCAGATACCGGGCAAGAAGACGGCGGCTTATTTTCAATGTAGTTGCACCGCACCTTTCGAGGTACGGATGCAGCCAATACAACTATAG